The DNA sequence AATCCCAATGGAAATACAACCGTTCTTGCCATTGGAGTTGCGATGTTTGCTGTGACAACACTTTTTGCTTTTGTAACACTTCCGGTGGAATATGATGCAAGTAACAGAGCTATGAAATGGCTTAAAGATACAGGAACTGTAACTGCAGAAGAATTTGTAGGAGTACAGGACAGCTTGAAATGGGCCGCAAGAACGTATGTGGTAGCAGCCTTAGGTTCTCTGGCACAGCTTCTTTACTGGGGATCATTGCTTCTTGGTGGAAGAAGGGATTAATCATTAAATTCAAATGAAACATATTGCATCTCGGAGAGTTTTTCCGAGATGTTTTCTTTTTGTGCAAGCTTCAGCGAGGCTGTAAGGATGCAGTTTTCATTAGCATCAAAATTCAAAACCTTGGCATCAAATTTTGAAAGCAGGGTAAATATTGTATTCTGCTGACTAAAATTGAACTGAATCTCTATCTCTGTTTCCAGCTCACGGGTAATAATCTGTGCTTCTTCCAATGTGATCTTTGCAGATTCCTTGTAAGTCTTTACCAATCCTGAAACTCCTAGTTTGGTTCCTCCATAATAACGGACTACAATCACAAGAATATTGGTAACCTCGTTAGCCAACAACTGATTGTAAATAGGTAATCCCGCACTTCCGGAAGGTTCGCCATCATCATTGGCGCGATAGTTTTCACCATGTAATCCCATTCTGAAGGCATAACAGTGGTGGGTAGCTTTCGGATGTTCTTCCCTTATTTTTTCCAGTGCGCTCTTTAGTTCTCTTTCATTGGTTACCGGGAAAGCAAATCCGATAAACTTGCTTCCTTTTTCCTTTAAAAGAGTATTTTCTATGGGTTTTTCTATGGTTTTGTATTCAAACGTCATTGTGAATTCCGGCTTTAATTATGCAAAAATATTAAATGCTTTAGTATTCTGCATCATGATCATAAATTAAGCCGTCAGAATTTGACGGCTTATCTTTTTTTTATGTAAAATTACACTTTTACATTGCATCTCCGCACAGATCCATTGGGATCAGACACATATAACTTGTCGGACCGCAAAAATCCTGAGGACATTGATCTCTACATCGTGTAGGTTGTCCGGTAGGTAGGATACATGTTACAAAAACACCTCCTTTGATGATTTTCATATTGGCTCTGGATACCTTGTTCAAATTTTTCATGGTAATATTTTGTTTGATTATTTCGAGAATATTAACATGGGAATGTTCCATCTGCCCATGGTGGCGGACAGCTCATACTTGAAGGCGTTGCGCAGCAGTGCTGTAATGAAGGGGGATAAAATGAGCAGCATTCAGGAGCGTTTCCTCCGTTTACTTTTTTTAAACTCTGTCTTGAAACTTTCTTTAAATTTTTCATAGTAATTTTTTTTTGTATAACTAATGTAAAGAAATTATTTCATTCACTGGTGATAAAGTGCTTTTATTTTAGTCTGAAGAAAGAAACCGTATTGTCTCTGAAATTTTCAATTTTAGTTGCTGTATGGTTGAATTCAGGTGCTTTTGTTCCTTTTTCCAGTTTCAGATTTTCATTTTTGATGACTATAGCTTCGTCCCAGAGGTTAGCATTGATAAACTGCTGCAGTGTAAAACGGCCGCCTTCAATAATCACAGACTGTATTTGTTCCTTATACAATGCTTCCATAAGCTCAGGCAGGAAATTTTCCTTATTGATTTTAATGAATTGGATAGATCCTTCGGTACCTTCTTTTACACTATTTAAAACCAATGTTTTTGCTTCATCATTGTAAATGTTGTAACCGGAAGGAACTTTTAAATCAAAATCAATGAGAATTCTTACAGGGTTTGTTCCTTCTGCATTTCTTACGGTAAGACTCGGGTTATCATTTAAGGCAGTTTGGGTTCCTACTAAAATAGCATGTTCGTCAGCTCTTAACTGGTGAACAAACTGATTCACGAGAGTGTTAGAAACAGCTGTTGGTTTAAAATCTTTATCCAAAAAGCCATCACCGGACTCTGCCCATTTTAAGATAATGTAAGGTCTTTTCTTTTCATGGTAAGTGAAAAACCTTTTATTAAGCTCAATACATTCTTGTTCAAGAATTCCTGAAACGGCCTCAATTCCTGCATCCTGGATGATTTTCTTTCCTTTGCCATTTACTTTATCATGTGAATCCATAGCGCCAATAACTACTTTTTTAAATCCTAATTCTTTAATCTTTAAAGCACAAGGTGGTGTTTTTCCAAAGTGTGCACAGGGCTCCAGCGAAACATAGATCGTGGATTCCGGAATAAGATCTTTGTTTTTAACGGAATTGATGGCATTGATCTCAGCATGGTTTTCTCCGGCTTTATGATGATAGCCTTCACCAATGATCTCCCCGTTGTGTACAATTACGCTTCCTACAAGAGGGTTGGGGTAGGTTTTGCCAAGAGCTTTCTGAGCCAGCTCAATACATCTTTTGATATACAGTTCGTTGTTGTTCATATTGATAAAAAGAAAAAGCGAAGACAAATTGCTTTGCTCCGCCTTTATTTATTTTGTTATCTGTTAATCTCCGCTGATAATACTGTGGAGATTCTGCTTTAATGTTTCCAGATGAGCTTTTTTCTCATCAATGGTGTTGTAAGTGTCTCTTAAAAGAGGATTTTCCCTTGATGGTTTGTTGAAGAAAGAAAGGTTATTTTCCAGTTTTACAATTTCAGCTTCAAGATCAGAAATCTGGTTTTTGATCTTTCTTGCTTTGTCAGTAAGTTGGTTTTCAGACAGACCTTCTTCTTTTAGTTCAAGCTCGTTGATTTTGTTTATTTTCAATTTTTCTCTTAATGTCTTGTTGAATTCAGAGTTGATTGAAATTTTATCTCTAGGAACTTTACCGATGTTGTTCCATGATGTTTTGATCTGCTCAATTCTTTCGATACTGCCTTCTTCATTGGAAACCAGTTTCAACTCATCAAGAAGTACTTTTTTGTTTTTATAGTTTTCTTTCCAGTTATCAGTGGAAGTATTGCTTTTCTCTCTGTAGTTGTTGAAGAATGCATTACATGCATCACGGAATTCATCCCAGATCTTGTTGGTCATGCTCTTTGGAACGTGGCCTACTTTTTTCCAGTCTTCCTGCAGTTTTTTGAATAATGGAACTGAAATATCCCATTCTTCATTGTTCATATTATCCTGGGCCGTCTGGA is a window from the Chryseobacterium indologenes genome containing:
- a CDS encoding IMPACT family protein; translation: MTFEYKTIEKPIENTLLKEKGSKFIGFAFPVTNERELKSALEKIREEHPKATHHCYAFRMGLHGENYRANDDGEPSGSAGLPIYNQLLANEVTNILVIVVRYYGGTKLGVSGLVKTYKESAKITLEEAQIITRELETEIEIQFNFSQQNTIFTLLSKFDAKVLNFDANENCILTASLKLAQKENISEKLSEMQYVSFEFND
- a CDS encoding bacteriocin-like protein, whose amino-acid sequence is MKNLKKVSRQSLKKVNGGNAPECCSFYPPSLQHCCATPSSMSCPPPWADGTFPC
- the ribD gene encoding bifunctional diaminohydroxyphosphoribosylaminopyrimidine deaminase/5-amino-6-(5-phosphoribosylamino)uracil reductase RibD, coding for MNNNELYIKRCIELAQKALGKTYPNPLVGSVIVHNGEIIGEGYHHKAGENHAEINAINSVKNKDLIPESTIYVSLEPCAHFGKTPPCALKIKELGFKKVVIGAMDSHDKVNGKGKKIIQDAGIEAVSGILEQECIELNKRFFTYHEKKRPYIILKWAESGDGFLDKDFKPTAVSNTLVNQFVHQLRADEHAILVGTQTALNDNPSLTVRNAEGTNPVRILIDFDLKVPSGYNIYNDEAKTLVLNSVKEGTEGSIQFIKINKENFLPELMEALYKEQIQSVIIEGGRFTLQQFINANLWDEAIVIKNENLKLEKGTKAPEFNHTATKIENFRDNTVSFFRLK